The nucleotide sequence TCGAAGCACGCGGGTCGATAACGACACGGCGACCGTCGAACGGGCCCGCCTGAAGCCCCGTTTCCAGAAGCAGCACACAGACGATCCAGAGCATGCGAATCGGAAAACGCATCGGAATACCCCCTTTTACGACGGGAAAATGCATCTGATTTCATTCATACCACACCGCCAGCCAAAAGTTTCGATGTAAGCGCATCCGGCCGAACCGGGTGGTTCGCGGGCTTGAAGTCGCACAAACTTCTTCATGGATGACGCGGATCTGCCGATAACCCGGGTGTATTCCGTCATTCAGGGGAACCTTCATGTTCAGCAGGTCCAGAATCTCACGGGCGATCCGGGCGTTTTTCATGCTCTGGATCGCGCTCGGGCTGTCGGGGTGCAACATCTTCGACGGCATGGACACGGCCCTCAAGGCGCGCACGGATGACGAACTGATCGACGAAGGGTATCTGGCTCTCGGCTCGGGCGATTTCGCCGGGGCCCGCGAAACGTTTCAGACCCTTCTCGGCCGGGGAAACGGCACCGACCAGGTAAAGCAGGGAATGGCCGAAGCCGAGGCCGGTCTCGCCGGTTTTCGCGTCCTGTCCGTGCTCGACACCATGCAGAACGGCGTCGGGCCGTACGACCGGGGTGCGCTCTGGTTCACATGCGCGGCCATGATTTCCGACGTCGACCTCCTGGAAACGGCCGCCGTCATGATGCGCCAGGTCTCCTCCCCCTCCCGGACGGAACAGCTCACCCGCGGTCTGCTCCCGCCGCTGATCGCGGCGAAGCGGCTGCTCGAGAAATACGACACCAACAAGAACGGCCGTCTCGACAAATTCGACAACGTGACCTTCACGACCAACGACGGAAAGACCGCGACGTGGCCGGAACTCTACACCGCGCTCATCTCGGGGCCACACTCCTCGGGCACCTCGCTCGAGCAGGCATTCAGGGATCTCGCCTACGGTTTCGACGGCCGCGGCGACGCCTGGACCTTTCTCAGCCCGGTCGCAGGTCTCCGCCTGACCGGCAGTTACAGCGAATCGAACCGGGCGACGATCACCGCCGTGGGCGATCTTGCCGACCGGCTCGAAGCGGTTCACCCCTTCTTCAACGTGAACGCCGCCAGTTTTTCCTCGTTGATCATCGATCTGGACGGAACGGACTGAGATGACCCGCCGAGATATTTATATTTTTCGATATATAGCAAATGCCGGGTTCCTCGCCTGGCTGGCCTGCGTTTCAATGACAGGAACGGCGCTTGCCGGGCAGGCCCACCCGCTGACCTACGAAACACCCCGCAGTCAGGGAATGGGCGGGGCGTTCGTCGCCGTTGCCGATGACCAGCAGGCGCTGTTCTCCAACCCTGCCGGCCTGGGCCAGATAACGGACAAATCGTACGCCGTTCTCGATGCGACGGCCGAGATCAACCAGGACATGCGGCGGGTCGAGAACAAGACCGACGGCCTCTCGGACGCCGACACTCCCGAGGCGCGAGCCACGAACAACCGCGTCCTGAGCGAGATCATGGGGCAGCAGTCTCGCCTCGTCGCCTCCAATCTCGCGTATTATCTCGGAAGCACCGGCTTCGGCGCCGGGTTCCTCTATCAGACGGTCGCCCAGATCGGCGTCGAGCGTCCGACCAGCCCGCGCATCAGGGCGAAAGCCGACGTCGACTCTGTGCTGGTGGGCGCAATCGCCCGGCCGATCGGAAACCGTGTCGTGTTCGGCGACTCCGCGTCGGGCCACTGGGGCCTGGGGATGAAGTTCGTCTCCCGGCGAACCCTCGACCGGGAGTATGATGCGCGCGACTTCGCCTCGCTTTCCGAAGACGATCTCCGGAACGACTCGCTCAAGGGGGCGGCGTTCGATATCGACGGCGGGGTGCTCTACAAGCTTGCGAATCCCTGGAACCAGACGGTCGGCTTTTCCGTGAGCAACGTGTTCGAATCCGAGATCGATGCGCGCATCGGGCGTCTGCCGCGTCGCGTCGACGTCGGCACGGCGATCCGCCCCCTGTCGGGCTCGACGGAGCGGTCGCGCAAACTGCTTCTGGCCGCCGACCTGGCGGATATCACGAGCGACGGCACGTTCTTTTCCAAGCTCAGGCTCGGCATGGAAGCGCGCATGCGGACATGGCTCACCCTCAGGGGCGGTCTCCGGGGCGGCTATCTGAGCGCCGGCGCGACCGCGAAGTTCAGGGAAGCGCGATTCGAGTTCGCGACGTATTCCGAAGAGCTCGGTGAGCGGCCGGGCGACCGCGAGGACCGGCGGTATTCGGTCTCGATGGCTGTCGATTTCTGAGCTGATCACCGCATGCCCGTGACAGGGCGGGTCTGAGCCCCCCCTACAGAAGACAAACAGGGTTATTCCCGCAACTGTACAGAAACCGTGTTGTGCGGTACAATGCGGGACTATGCAGGAGCCATTTCTCGACACCGATGAACGCCTCGACGAGGTCGTCGGCACAAACCTGAAGCTGATCCAGAAGATCGACGGCACCGCCTTTGCCATCGACACGCTTCTGCTGGCCGAGTTCGCGCCCCTTTCGAAGGAGATCGTCCGGGTCGCCGACCTGGGTTCGGGGAGCGGAATCCTCGCGTTCATGCTCAAATACCGGAACCCCGCGCTGTGCATCACCGGGTTCGAGATCCAGGAGGAGTTTCACGCCCTCGCCCGGCGCAATCTCGACCTGAACCCACGCCTCATCAACATGGATTTCGAGCGGGTCGACGTGCGGGAAATCCCTTCGCGCATGCTGCCCGAGTCGTTCGACCTGGTGGTCATGAACCCGCCCTACTACCCGAAAGGAAGCGGCCGCCTTCCCGAGCGGCCGGGGCGGGCCGCTGCACGGCACGAACTGAACGGGACGCTCGCAGATTTCATCGAGGCAGCCGCGTATCTTCTGCCCTACGGGGCGAAACTGGCGATGATCATTCCAGCCGAGCGGTTCTACGAGGCGTGCAGCTTGTTCAAACAAGCCCACTTCGGCATGAAACGTGTAAGGTTCATCATCCCCAAGGAGGGCCAGCCGGCGCATCTCGTGCTCATCGAAGCCGAGCGTTTCTACAACGGCGCCCACGAACCCGTTCCGAACCTCACGATCCACCTCGCCGACGGCCGCTTCAGCGAAGAACTCGACCGCCTCTTCAAAACCGGCCTCACGCGCAAGATCGGCTGAACCGGTTCTCATATATTGAGTCACACTATTCATGGCTCCAGCGCCGAAGATACAGCTTTGCGCCCCCGTTCGTGCTGAGCCTGTTCGAAGCACGAATGACTCTCGCCCCCGTCAGTTGGCTCAAGATGTGAACGACCAAGTCTCGTTCGTTTCATATATGCATTCGCCCTTTTTTGGCAGAGATATCACGAATCCATCGAACTTCACACAACCCCTTACATGAACTTCCCGCATAGAGATCACTATTGTTGACTTCCCTTTATCGTTTGATTAGCCTTGTTTCCGTACGTCCTTGAAACGGATATTTTTCAGGAGGCAATGAGGAAAATGAGATCGAGGTTTCTTTATGTTCTGTTCGC is from Candidatus Ozemobacteraceae bacterium and encodes:
- a CDS encoding methyltransferase is translated as MQEPFLDTDERLDEVVGTNLKLIQKIDGTAFAIDTLLLAEFAPLSKEIVRVADLGSGSGILAFMLKYRNPALCITGFEIQEEFHALARRNLDLNPRLINMDFERVDVREIPSRMLPESFDLVVMNPPYYPKGSGRLPERPGRAAARHELNGTLADFIEAAAYLLPYGAKLAMIIPAERFYEACSLFKQAHFGMKRVRFIIPKEGQPAHLVLIEAERFYNGAHEPVPNLTIHLADGRFSEELDRLFKTGLTRKIG